One Plasmodium sp. gorilla clade G2 genome assembly, chromosome: 12 genomic window carries:
- a CDS encoding protein phosphatase, putative, with translation MEFLSNIYDKVLSGYIFTDVFIYKDWPEKFLGKNINSKNEVNNKNENQENIKENLEEVLGTFMKNGKISDSLWIKDKIFIGDEGIYILGEILTICQIVEFVDSEDIENVKSNEQFKQQIIEKMKRKIIKKRNSDMIEQRINSNIVICNSNTSEVQPEPNENENNINNDDNINNDHNKNNDDNINNGDNINNGDNINNGDNINNGDNINNYNDKNNCDNKSTYYNKNFRDNNYNNNDNSFYNYDTHEDNVSNRSIYKDNIKSKNKDVVSNFVEMLCEGKMNKYGFCEYDQNFNDRYHLNDSNADGKSSYPLEKCILPFAEDYCFKYVCLLLNNGGKREVRILRFNKDNINTNKLLDTLKGTVTFLNELRYLFKSFRSQVVLKNRINKEFCAYIKFHRGDPNFSGSKAVNEFFNSLNDKAVNSLFFGLNEEYLNLLEEAISYCPIATYAFYKNIKLLEKLNVNTTRRTWKCVCSLQKLYKNLKRAKNKFAVEQQKEVSNASFHNMSSIYKSNVIKNQGTFPSGNEKLTDMHIHSVDKSKYISLHKDTSINNKQKNSPINNTSSNINSFYSGNKSHNNTPSGVVKVKNSTNINNSNNIGNSQSLFSDDEDNYNSTYINNNKNNINSFELSCNDDKISKSQDIHILNDTYLYVTSDEEAFQQGRKSMNNTNENKSHNNNNNNNNYSGSKQFCSSNRTIDDNNKTLIDEQHNTLFFHDDHCHNDNDDDDDNYKTMDGYEEKYINENIIVRENSVDDLRVHMVKLFKTYGGQCRIGKVKGRCEDATFQTDVPPAFGIFDGVGSWSLEGIDASKFSIGLSLACQREAEKLSKNLNGYAKVSYNTITRSKLLLKNSLESVKKEYADAYGSSTAIVGILDEYTGKCGISSLGDSVCMILRREFLPGDINFERESYPKFAAESFLYYNVKGRNPSILRKIIWKTTDQKWENGAPYQLSNLPDRSQWKDLENRGLHSFVKILEKVDIDGDSPDMALTPPSEILCMPGDLILLMSDGVSDNLFDEEIEAYCTFAISPEEACEFGEPALYTPAQDIAYSITNIAKRRSGDKLHCRPFFPFVGKQRDPNHIYKGNKVDDISCVAIWVVCENEESVKHIARYPNEPSILKTDKFYTNNYFQNFNKITDICTPTKTYIKEKNKIDRVNLQQVNVHSQRGIMQQQGYDPQDSSVNNLATHFSMNFFDSSETPIKFNTLEDGKYQDLSDIVLKDVDDEENDDHQHEQQDEQHKEYDDDDDHEKLYPYDEKTQNSNFTQNDKNFKNDMRFDNMKNSPKKSNQLDITNMDSMKTPNSKNSKHTFKDKVFDTYNFDSTPRQRVSDEHLNEHIEKINNMYIKTPILYMDEDFKDNKDDDNVKKNKTNKSKFNKKDEANILGLHNETPVKQMNTNKNKTPTNIISQKNMMNKFINNETPIKSFNNKETSLKVDKKITKSKRKSIFPSDKKDSPTKLGYTRKRSKKA, from the coding sequence ATGGAATTCCTGAgcaatatatatgataaggTGTTATCtggttatatatttactgatgtatttatatataaagattgGCCAGAGAAATTTTTagggaaaaatataaatagtaaGAATGaagtaaataataaaaatgagaaccaagaaaatataaaagaaaacttAGAAGAAGTATTAGGTACATTTATGAAGAATGGGAAAATATCAGATTCTTTGTGGattaaagataaaatatttataggagatgaaggtatatatatattaggtGAAATTTTAACTATTTGTCAAATAGTTGAATTTGTAGATTCTGAAGATATAGAAAATGTAAAATCAAATGAACAATTCAAGCAACAAATTATTGAAaagatgaaaagaaaaattattaaaaagagaAATAGTGATATGATTGAACAGAGAATAAATTCAAATATTGTTATATGTAATAGTAACACTTCTGAGGTTCAACCGGAAcctaatgaaaatgaaaataatataaataatgatgataatataaataatgatcataataaaaataatgatgataatataaataatggtgataatataaataatggtgataatataaataatggtgataatataaataatggtgataatataaataattataatgataaaaataactgtgataataaaagtacttattataataaaaattttcgtgataataattataataataatgataatagtttttataattatgatacACATGAAGATAATGTATCAAACCGatcaatatataaagataatattaaatcaaaaaataaagatgtgGTATCTAATTTTGTAGAAATGTTATGTGAAGggaaaatgaataaatatggTTTTTGTGAATATGATCAAAATTTTAATGATAGATATCATTTAAATGATAGTAATGCTGATGGGAAATCTAGTTATCCTTTAGAAAAATGTATTTTACCCTTTGCTGAAGATTATtgttttaaatatgtatgcttattattaaataatggtGGTAAAAGAGAAGTACGTATTTTACGttttaataaagataatattaatacaaataaattattagatACATTAAAAGGAACTGTTACctttttaaatgaattaaGATATTTGTTTAAATCTTTTAGATCTCAagttgttttaaaaaatcgAATCAATAAAGAATTTTGCGCTTATATTAAATTTCATAGAGGAGATCCAAATTTTAGTGGTAGTAAAGCTGTGAATGAATTCTTTAATTCTTTAAATGATAAAGCTgttaattctttattttttggattaaatgaagaatatCTAAATTTATTAGAAGAAGCTATATCTTATTGTCCTATAGCCACTTAtgcattttataaaaatatcaaattattggaaaaattaaatgtgaATACTACAAGACGTACATGGAAATGTGTATGCAGCttacaaaaattatataaaaatttaaaaagagcaaaaaataaatttgctGTCGAACAACAAAAGGAAGTTTCCAATGCATCCTTTCATAATATGTcgtctatatataaatcaaatgtaataaaaaaccAAGGTACTTTCCCCTCAGGTAATGAAAAGTTAACAGATATGCATATACATTCTGTTGAcaaaagtaaatatatatccctTCATAAGGATACatcaataaataataaacaaaaaaacagTCCCATTAATAATACAAGTAGTAATATCAACTCTTTTTATAGTGGTAATAAGAGTCATAATAATACGCCTTCTGGTGTAGTCAAAGTAAAAAATAGcactaatattaataattctaATAATATAGGCAATAGTCAGAGTTTATTTTCTGATGACGaggataattataatagtacatatataaataataataaaaataatattaattcatttgaattatcatgtaatgatgataaaatttCTAAAAGTCAagatattcatatattaaatgatacaTATTTGTATGTTACCTCAGATGAAGAAGCTTTTCAACAAGGAAGAAAGAGCATGAATAATACAAACGAAAATAAaagtcataataataataataataataataattatagtgGTAGTAAACAGTTCTGTTCTAGTAATAGAACtattgatgataataataaaacccTAATTGATGAACAACataatacattattttttcatgATGATCATTGCCATAATGacaatgatgatgatgatgataattataaaactATGGATGGATATGAAGAAaagtatataaatgaaaatataattgtaaGAGAAAATTCGGTAGATGATTTAAGAGTACATATggtaaaattatttaaaacatatGGTGGTCAATGTCGTATTGGAAAAGTAAAAGGTAGATGTGAGGATGCAACGTTTCAAACAGATGTACCACCAGCTTTTGGTATTTTTGATGGTGTAGGATCATGGAGTTTAGAAGGCATTGATGCATCTAAATTTTCGATTGGATTATCATTAGCATGTCAAAGAGAAGCAgaaaaattatcaaaaaatttaaatggaTATGCAAAAGTATCATATAATACAATAACAAGATCTaagttattattaaaaaattctttagaaagtgtaaaaaaagaatatgctGATGCATATGGTAGCTCAACAGCTATTGTTGGTATATTAGATGAATATACTGGAAAATGTGGTATATCATCTTTAGGTGATAGTGTTTGTATGATATTAAGAAGAGAATTTTTACCTGGTGATATTAATTTTGAAAGAGAATCTTATCCTAAATTTGCTGCAGaatcttttctttattataatgtGAAAGGAAGAAATCCATCTATTcttagaaaaattatatggaaAACTACAGATCAGAAATGGGAAAATGGTGCTCCTTATCAATTATCGAATTTACCTGATAGAAGTCAATGGAAAGATTTAGAAAATAGAGGATTACATAGTTTTGTgaaaatattagaaaaagTAGATATTGATGGAGATTCACCTGATATGGCATTAACACCTCCTTCTGAAATTTTATGTATGCCTGgtgatttaatattattaatgagTGATGGTGTAAGtgataatttatttgatGAAGAAATTGAAGCTTATTGTACTTTTGCAATAAGTCCAGAAGAAGCTTGTGAATTTGGTGAACCAGCTCTTTATACACCTGCACAAGATATAGCATATTCTATAACTAATATAGCCAAAAGAAGAAGTGGAGACAAATTACATTGTAGACCTTTTTTCCCTTTTGTTGGAAAACAAAGAGACcctaatcatatatataaaggaaaTAAAGTTGATGATATATCTTGTGTAGCTATCTGGGTAGTAtgtgaaaatgaagaaagtGTTAAACATATAGCTAGATATCCTAATGAACCATCTATATTAAAAACGGATAAATTctatacaaataattattttcaaaattttaataaaattacagATATATGTACACCAAccaaaacatatattaaagagaaaaataaaatcgaTCGTGTTAATCTTCAACAAGTTAATGTTCATTCACAAAGAGGAATAATGCAACAACAAGGATATGATCCTCAAGATTCAAGTGTTAATAATTTGGCAACTCACTTCTCTATGAATTTCTTTGATTCATCAGAGACACcaattaaatttaatacCTTAGAAGACGGTAAATATCAAGATTTAAGTGACATTGTTTTGAAAGATgttgatgatgaagaaaatgatgatCATCAACATGAACAACAAGACGAACAACATAAAgaatatgatgatgatgatgatcatGAAAAGTTGTATCCATATGACGAAAAAACACAAAACAGTAATTTTAcacaaaatgataaaaattttaaaaatgatatgcgttttgataatatgaaaaattcaCCTAAAAAATCAAATCAATTAGATATAACTAATATGGATTCAATGAAAACACCCAATAGTAAAAATTCAAAACATACATTTAAAGATAAAGTTTTTGATACTTATAATTTCGATTCAACTCCCAGACAAAGAGTTTCTGATGAACATTTAAATGaacatatagaaaaaattaataatatgtatataaaaacacccatattatatatggatGAAGATTTCAAAGATAATAAAGATGATGATAAcgtcaaaaaaaataaaacaaataaatccaaatttaataaaaaagacgAAGCAAATATTCTGGGTTTACATAATGAAACTCCTGTAAAACAAATGAAtacaaacaaaaataaaacacctacaaatattattagtcaaaaaaatatgatgaataaatttattaataatgaaacacctataaaatcatttaataataaagaaactTCATTAAAagtagataaaaaaattacaaaaagtAAAAGGAAATCTATATTCCCTTCAGACAAAAAAGATTCACCTACAAAATTGGGTTATACAAGGAAACGTAGTAAAAAAGcgtaa
- a CDS encoding U6 snRNA-associated Sm-like protein LSm7, putative, with protein MSLLPTAAPTTNKDNKFMTDIKKFMNQKIRVKFDGGREVVGTLIGHDAIFNLVLDKTEEYIRDPNDSFVVTDKTRSIGLIVARGTSVSLITPVEGTQEISNPFITEEK; from the exons ATGTCATTATTACCTACAGCAGCACCTACAACTAATAAGGACAATAAATTTATGACAGACATTAAAAAGTTTATGAATCAAAAAATTAGGGTGAAGTTTGATGGAGGGCGTGAAG TTGTTGGAACATTGATTGGTCATGACGCAATCTTCAACCTAGTTCTAGATAAAACGGAAGAATATATAAgag acCCAAATGATAGTTTTGTTGTAACTGATAAAACGAGGAGTATTGGTTTAATTGTTGCCAGGGGAACTTCG GTTTCTTTAATTACACCCGTAGAAGGAACACAAGAAATATCCAACCCATTCATAacagaagaaaaataa
- a CDS encoding zinc finger transcription factor, putative — protein sequence MNSIDSKNKRVICYVDENLNNNIYSESEKTFLKNNVDWNKIKLLNTSNIKSGVVGVEKKLVSDTSGNKYLLQMNNVHNKNKKNNVIFYIDEEKKDIETHLYKDEDTIDRGIKEKDDVHNDKENNLEECKNLKSDDEIENVDYNGIVYNMNIQTNNKSYSNSKNEINNNNNNNNICNNKDMDDIKNNNICSVFQEKFCNKYSNLLEDNDLIIKKEDDRNINVNYQMCYENYYNKNKKYIYNDDDKENGKKQHVHNKNTCKDDKYFFTNDDLSYNEDILSSSTNTCDTLDKIKLDNIYGSFIDDVKSSFVLTKNMKKSFTNYIHKQKSKEKNKNKEIHHDNNTDQNEYSDFNDFDISINNNINDNINNQYNNKEKIDNLHYKNIYDHECKQDKNISTNSFINIEENNSLKSDVILIDDTNSKFPNEYDNSPLSHEKNKQDYSETKDSYKNIFHIMKEQNKLRNLSLNKNKETFKKFGIQNVGHIFNPNNFVIKEKYMQYEENEDEENEKETNDGKHTISDSENYGEQKIESDYPKLDERNEDNYEQASDKYLDVQKVNDDIQVHMGSNHIKLNQKYKGEVGDDHGINSENERGSYSDSRSYRSDSYRRSESDRRSESDRRSESDRRSEGDRRSEGDRRSESDKRSESDKKSESDKKSESDKKSESDKSSNDGDKRSNDGNTSESERSEVSQKSSYVSSEKPKKRPYFYENVSSKIFGFFQAKKKINSNNEEDDDFSQSRRSSESRLRSVSRRSDVSRKSEVSRKSDVSRKSDVSKRSELSKKSEVSRKSEVSRKSELSRSSESRLRSVSRRSDVSRRSDVSRRSDVSRRSDVSRRSEVSRRSDVSRRSDVSRRSDVSRRSDVSRRSDVSRRSDVSRRSDVSKRSDVSIKDDVSAKSDVSIKDDVSRRSYDNKKLIDTENEEKEETKLSEVGVTEENDIHGDITNKEEDNEKIIKVRKTRKKRIVGENNKKVGVKKQKIPKQGTKIIKKVVIKKKGKNKNDPEEEEERTCNICNMTFINNKLMMRHINSVHSDERPFECSICHKSYKRADHLKTHLIGHKISDEKNKYQCPICKTACKSSRELSICKKSHSEGYKKPGYISAFSKLNQKGNSNLLSFINGNNQNRGRSKINGKMNPGGKNVNEKQIENDNNNNNDSNNNDINNNDSNNNNNSKMKRNSKRDKLHNGVIEDGTINGDNNMLQLMDDTNIIETKEGEPNKISRKGSVSIEARTCNICNMVFANKKLMKRHLMCVHSDDRPYKCDICFKAYKRSDHLKNHLSSHDKTSEEKKHICLICEESFTSSKELKQHKIQHYKCPYENCSYTYSTISKMKYHLNKHKCNIVYTCPGCSQTFIIYKDYIEHKKSCFKKKYVCLECNKIYLHLNGYNKHINKIHLKINTVFKCKVKDCNKQFCSDFSLKEHVMNFHKGIKRFFCSKCNISFGYRSSFRRHNVNMHS from the coding sequence ATGAACAGTATTGATTCCAAGAATAAACGAGTTATATGCTATGTAgatgaaaatttaaataataatatatatagtgagAGTGAGAAGacgtttttaaaaaataatgttgactggaataaaattaaattgttGAATACATCAAATATAAAATCTGGGGTTGTAGGAGTAGAAAAAAAACTTGTATCAGATACAAGTGGAAATAAGTATTTACTTCAAATGAATAatgttcataataaaaataaaaaaaataatgttattttttatattgatgaagaaaagaaagataTAGAAACACATTTATATAAGGATGAAGATACTATAGATAGAGgtattaaagaaaaagatgatGTGCATAATGATAAAGAGAATAATTTAGAGGAGTGTAAAAATCTTAAAAGTGATGATGAAATTGAAAATGTAGATTATAATGGCAtagtatataatatgaatattcaaacgaataataaatcatatagtaattcaaaaaatgagattaacaataataataataataataatatatgtaataataaagatatggatgacataaaaaataataatatatgtagtGTTTTTCAAGAGAAATTTTGTAATAAATATTCGAATTTATTAGAAGATAatgatttaattataaaaaaagaagatgatAGAAATATTAATGTAAATTATCAAATGTGTTATGAAaactattataataaaaataaaaaatatatatataatgatgatgataaagaaaatggaaaaaaacaACATGTAcacaataaaaatacatgtaaagatgataaatatttttttacaaatgATGATTTGTCatataatgaagatatattatcatcgAGCACAAATACATGTGATACattagataaaataaaattagataatatatatggttCTTTTATAGATGATGTTAAAAGTTCATTTgtattaacaaaaaatatgaaaaaaagcTTTActaattatattcataaacagaaaagtaaagaaaaaaataaaaataaagaaatacatCATGATAATAATACTGATCAAAATGAATATTCTGATTTTAATGATTTTGatatttctataaataataatataaatgataacataaataatcaatataataataaagaaaaaatagataacttacattataaaaatatatatgatcatGAATGTAAACAAGACAAGAACATATCAActaattcttttataaatattgaagaaaataattctttaaaaagTGATGTCATATTAATTGATGATACAAATAGTAAATTTCCAAATGAATATGATAATTCTCCTTTATCAcatgaaaaaaacaaacaagaCTATTCTGAAACGAAAGatagttataaaaatatttttcatataatgaaagaacaaaataaattaagaaacctatctttaaataaaaataaggaaacatttaaaaaatttgggATACAAAATGTAGGGCACATATTTAATCCAAACAATTTTgtaattaaagaaaaatatatgcaatacgaagaaaatgaagatgaagaaaatgaaaaagaaacaaatgaTGGAAAACATACTATCTCTGATTCGGAAAATTATGGTGAACAAAAAATTGAAAGTGATTATCCTAAGTTGGATGAAAGAAATGAAGACAATTATGAACAAGCAAGTGACAAATATCTAGATGTGCAAAAGgtaaatgatgatatacaGGTTCATATGGGTAGTAATCATATAAAACTTAATCAAAAGTATAAAGGAGAAGTTGGAGATGATCATGGAATTAATAGCGAAAATGAAAGGGGAAGTTATAGTGATAGTAGAAGTTATAGAAGTGATAGTTATAGAAGAAGTGAGAGTGACAGAAGAAGTGAAAGTGACAGAAGGAGTGAGAGTGACAGAAGAAGTGAAGGTGACAGAAGAAGTGAAGGTGACAGAAGAAGTGAGAGCGACAAAAGAAGTGAGAGTGACAAAAAAAGTGAGAGTGACAAAAAAAGTGAGAGTGACAAAAAAAGTGAGAGCGACAAATCATCAAATGATGGTGATAAAAGAAGCAACGATGGAAATACATCAGAAAGTGAAAGAAGTGAAGTTAGTCAAAAGAGTTCTTATGTTTCTTCAGAAAAACCTAAAAAAAGaccttatttttatgaaaacgTTTCGAGTAAAATTTTTGGCTTTTTTCAagcaaagaaaaaaattaatagtaataatgaGGAAGATGATGATTTTAGTCAGAGTAGAAGAAGCAGTGAAAGTAGACTGAGAAGTGTAAGTAGAAGGAGTGATGTGAGTAGAAAGAGTGAGGTGAGCCGAAAAAGTGATGTGAGCCGAAAAAGTGATGTGAGTAAAAGGAGTGAGTTAAGTAAAAAAAGTGAAGTAAGTAGAAAAAGTGAAGTAAGCAGAAAAAGTGAGTTAAGCAGAAGCAGTGAAAGTAGACTGAGAAGTGTAAGTAGAAGGAGTGATGTGAGTAGAAGGAGTGATGTGAGTAGAAGGAGTGATGTGAGTAGAAGGAGTGATGTGAGTAGAAGAAGTGAGGTAAGTAGAAGAAGTGATGTAAGCAGAAGAAGTGATGTAAGCAGAAGAAGTGATGTAAGCAGAAGAAGTGATGTAAGCAGAAGAAGTGATGTAAGCAGAAGAAGTGATGTAAGCAGAAGAAGTGATGTAAGCAAAAGAAGTGATGTAAGCATAAAGGATGATGTGAGTGCAAAAAGTGATGTAAGCATAAAGGATGATGTGAGCAGAAGAAgctatgataataaaaaattgatTGATACGgagaatgaagaaaaagaggAAACCAAATTAAGTGAAGTCGGTGTAACAGAAGAGAACGATATACATGGagatattacaaataaagaagaagataATGAGAAAATAATTAAAGTTCGAAagacaagaaaaaaaagaatagtaggggaaaataataaaaaggttGGTGTGAAAAAACAGAAAATACCAAAACAGGGAactaaaataataaaaaaagttgttattaaaaaaaaaggtaagaataaaaatgatccagaagaagaagaagaaagaacatgtaatatttgtaatatgacatttataaataataaattaatgatGAGACATATAAATAGTGTTCATTCTGATGAAAGACCTTTTGAATGTAGTATATGTCATAAATCTTATAAAAGAGCTGATCATTTAAAAACACATTTAATAGGTCATAAAATaagtgatgaaaaaaataaatatcaatGTCCTATATGTAAAACAGCATGTAAATCATCAAGAGAATTAAGTATTTGTAAGAAAAGTCATTCAGAAGGATATAAGAAACCAGGTTATATTAGTGCTTTTTCTAAGCTAAACCAAAAAGGTAATTCGAATCTTCTCTCTTTTATTAATGGTAATAATCAAAATAGGGGACGTTCAAAAATTAATGGTAAAATGAATCCTGGTGGCAAAAATGTAAACGAAAAGCAAATAGAAAAtgataacaacaataataatgatagtaataataatgatattaataataatgatagtaataataataataattcaaaaatgaaaagaaacaGCAAAAGAGATAAACTACATAATGGTGTTATTGAAGATGGCACAATAaatggtgataataatatgctGCAACTTATGGATGACacaaatattatagaaaCAAAAGAAGGAGAACCCAATAAAATTTCTAGAAAAGGTAGTGTATCAATAGAAGCAAGAACatgtaatatatgtaatatggtttttgcaaataaaaaattaatgaaaagACATTTAATGTGTGTACATTCAGATGATAGACCATATAAATGTGATATATGCTTTAAAGCATATAAAAGATCtgatcatttaaaaaatcattTAAGTTCACATGATAAAACTAGTGAGGAAAAGAAACATATTTGTTTAATTTGTGAAGAAAGTTTTACTAGTTCCAAAGAATTAAAACAACATAAAATCCAACATTATAAATGTCCTTATGAAAATTGTTCTTATACTTATTCTACAATttcaaaaatgaaatatcatttaaataaacataaatgtaatataGTATATACATGTCCTGGTTGCTCTCaaacttttattatatataaagattatATTGAACATAAAAAGAgctgttttaaaaaaaaatatgtatgcttggaatgtaataaaatatatttacatttgaatggttataataaacatataaataaaatacacttaaaaattaatacagTTTTTAAATGCAAAGTAAAGGATTGTAATAAACAGTTCTGTTCTGATTTCAGCTTAAAAGAACATGTTATGAATTTTCATAAAGGAATTAAGAGATTCTTCTGTagtaaatgtaatatatctTTTGGATATAGAAGTTCTTTTAGAAGGCATAACGTTAATATGCACtcataa